The following proteins come from a genomic window of Kitasatospora sp. NBC_01246:
- the purD gene encoding phosphoribosylamine--glycine ligase, with product MKVLVIGGGAREHALCRSLSQDSAVTELHCAPGNAGIAQVATVHPVDQLDGAQVAALARRLDADLVVVGPEAPLVAGVADAVRAAGIPVFGPSGEAARLEGSKAFAKDVMAAAGVPTARSYLCTTPAEAAEALDAFGAPYVVKDDGLAAGKGVVVTSDREAALAHAASCERVVIEEYLDGPEVSLFAITDGTTVLPLQPAQDFKRALDGDEGPNTGGMGAYSPLPWAPEGLVEEVLETVLQPTVDELRRRGTEFSGLLYAGLALTSRGTRVIEFNARFGDPETQVVLARLRTPLAAVLHGAATGALDQLEPLRWDDGAAVTVVIASEGYPAAPRTGDVIEGLAEAEAADGTAFVLHAGTAADEDGRVLSAGGRVLSVTATGVDLAEARGRAYAAVDRISLKGGQHRTDIALKAAQ from the coding sequence GTGAAGGTCCTCGTCATCGGCGGCGGCGCCCGCGAACACGCCCTGTGCCGCTCCCTGTCCCAAGATTCCGCCGTCACCGAGCTGCACTGTGCCCCGGGTAACGCCGGGATCGCGCAGGTGGCGACGGTCCACCCCGTCGACCAGCTGGACGGTGCGCAGGTCGCTGCGCTCGCCCGGCGGCTCGACGCCGACCTGGTCGTGGTCGGCCCGGAGGCCCCGCTCGTCGCGGGCGTCGCCGACGCCGTGCGCGCGGCCGGCATCCCGGTCTTCGGCCCGTCCGGCGAGGCCGCCCGGCTGGAGGGCTCCAAGGCGTTCGCCAAGGACGTCATGGCCGCCGCCGGGGTGCCCACCGCCCGCTCCTACCTCTGCACCACCCCCGCCGAGGCCGCCGAGGCGCTGGACGCCTTCGGCGCGCCGTACGTGGTCAAGGACGACGGCCTGGCCGCCGGCAAGGGCGTCGTGGTCACCTCCGACCGCGAGGCCGCGCTGGCCCACGCCGCCTCCTGCGAGCGCGTGGTCATCGAGGAGTACCTGGACGGCCCCGAGGTCTCGCTGTTCGCGATCACCGACGGCACCACCGTCCTCCCGCTCCAGCCCGCGCAGGACTTCAAGCGCGCTCTGGACGGCGACGAGGGCCCGAACACCGGCGGCATGGGCGCCTACTCGCCGCTGCCGTGGGCGCCCGAGGGCCTGGTCGAGGAGGTCCTGGAGACCGTCCTGCAGCCCACCGTGGACGAGCTGCGCCGCCGGGGCACCGAGTTCTCCGGCCTGCTCTACGCCGGCCTGGCGCTGACCTCGCGCGGCACCCGGGTGATCGAGTTCAACGCCCGCTTCGGCGACCCGGAGACCCAGGTCGTGCTGGCCCGCCTGCGCACGCCGCTGGCGGCCGTCCTGCACGGCGCGGCCACCGGCGCGCTGGACCAGCTGGAGCCGCTGCGCTGGGACGACGGCGCCGCCGTCACCGTGGTGATCGCCTCCGAGGGCTACCCGGCGGCGCCGCGCACCGGCGACGTGATCGAGGGCCTGGCGGAGGCCGAGGCCGCCGACGGCACCGCGTTCGTCCTGCACGCCGGCACCGCGGCGGACGAGGACGGCCGGGTGCTCAGCGCCGGTGGCCGGGTCCTCTCCGTCACCGCCACCGGCGTCGACCTCGCCGAGGCGCGCGGCCGGGCGTACGCGGCGGTCGACCGGATCAGCCTCAAGGGTGGTCAGCACCGCACCGACATCGCGCTCAAGGCCGCCCAGTAG
- a CDS encoding SLATT domain-containing protein yields the protein MSQPEMQPEESAWGKEIGEEDPPPAAVAPRADTRRRADLSARQFPLGDWGEPAERLEELYRWSEERAVEAIDWYRRDRVWKRRWARLLRFGTAGFVVGGVTAPLVDLTGTVANATSWGYVGLALAAACYGADRAFGLTSGWMRDVSTAQALQRRLEAFQFDWASECVREVLGPTEGTAGEAAERCLGVLRRFCEDVSDMVRTETSEWMLEFRAGMTQLPTQASGSWGGRSESGIGAQVRILPPPGTRPTMPRQRPPEGPLR from the coding sequence GTGAGCCAGCCGGAAATGCAGCCCGAGGAGAGTGCCTGGGGCAAGGAGATCGGCGAGGAGGACCCGCCCCCCGCCGCCGTCGCGCCCCGGGCCGACACGCGTCGCCGGGCCGATCTGAGCGCCCGCCAGTTCCCTCTCGGGGACTGGGGCGAGCCCGCCGAGCGGCTGGAGGAGCTCTACCGCTGGTCCGAGGAGCGGGCGGTCGAGGCTATCGACTGGTACCGCCGGGACCGGGTCTGGAAGCGCCGCTGGGCACGTCTGCTGAGGTTCGGCACGGCCGGCTTCGTGGTGGGCGGCGTCACCGCGCCGCTGGTGGACCTCACCGGCACCGTCGCGAACGCCACCAGCTGGGGCTACGTCGGCCTGGCGCTCGCCGCGGCCTGCTACGGCGCCGACCGGGCGTTCGGGCTGACCTCCGGCTGGATGCGGGACGTCTCCACCGCGCAGGCGCTGCAACGCCGCCTGGAGGCCTTCCAGTTCGACTGGGCGTCGGAGTGCGTGCGGGAGGTGCTCGGCCCCACCGAGGGCACCGCGGGCGAGGCGGCCGAACGCTGCCTCGGGGTGCTGCGGCGGTTCTGCGAGGACGTCTCGGACATGGTCCGCACCGAGACCTCGGAGTGGATGCTGGAGTTCCGCGCGGGCATGACCCAGCTGCCCACCCAGGCCTCCGGCAGCTGGGGCGGCCGCAGCGAGTCGGGGATCGGCGCCCAGGTGCGGATCCTGCCCCCGCCGGGCACCCGGCCCACCATGCCGCGCCAGCGGCCGCCGGAGGGCCCGCTGCGGTAG
- a CDS encoding GntR family transcriptional regulator, translating to MYGTGAGDTSTVIQRNSLREQIAGALREEMMAGRLAAGRNFTVKEIAELYGVSATPAREALVDLGAQGLLRAEHHRGFTVPEFGWADFLEIFESRVLLTDSCFRQLAVRPATPDAARLPSLRRRADAAVGAVRAGNLDVMVGCDRRFWQEVAGLLGNRRIGDYLDWLRVQSWMFAAPYLRAMPTLGGFCWDRHVELVEAIEREDLAGAHRIVCEYNLFTVRALAGLTGESEESVGVLPLLTAGLDAAPVAAPPAARSGGPGPSGPAASPVPAGRSSVPSVPSVPSPVSAGPEAGRRPEPQRAAEGGRGRERELGRELGRELGLGLGLVPQPRSVPYGRFGRRPADPSAGQLSEGRPGPHRAPGR from the coding sequence ATGTACGGCACCGGCGCAGGCGACACCAGCACCGTGATCCAGCGCAACAGCCTGCGCGAGCAGATCGCCGGCGCGCTGCGCGAGGAGATGATGGCCGGCCGGCTGGCGGCCGGCCGCAACTTCACCGTCAAGGAGATCGCCGAGCTGTACGGCGTCTCCGCGACCCCGGCCCGCGAGGCGCTGGTGGACCTCGGCGCGCAGGGGCTGCTCCGGGCCGAGCACCACCGCGGCTTCACGGTGCCCGAGTTCGGCTGGGCCGACTTCCTGGAGATCTTCGAGTCCCGGGTGCTGCTCACCGACAGCTGCTTCCGCCAGCTCGCGGTCCGCCCGGCGACACCGGACGCCGCCCGGCTGCCCTCGCTGCGCCGCCGGGCGGACGCGGCGGTCGGTGCGGTCCGGGCGGGCAACCTGGACGTCATGGTGGGCTGCGACCGCCGGTTCTGGCAGGAGGTCGCCGGCCTGCTCGGCAACCGCCGGATCGGGGACTACCTGGACTGGCTCCGGGTGCAGTCCTGGATGTTCGCCGCGCCGTACCTGCGGGCGATGCCGACGCTGGGCGGGTTCTGCTGGGACCGCCACGTCGAGCTGGTCGAGGCGATCGAGCGGGAGGACCTCGCGGGCGCGCACCGGATCGTCTGCGAGTACAACCTGTTCACCGTGCGGGCGCTGGCCGGGCTGACCGGGGAGTCGGAGGAGTCGGTGGGGGTGCTGCCGCTGCTGACCGCCGGGCTCGACGCGGCGCCGGTGGCCGCGCCGCCGGCCGCCCGGTCGGGTGGGCCGGGGCCGTCCGGACCGGCTGCCTCACCGGTGCCGGCCGGCAGGTCTTCCGTTCCTTCCGTCCCTTCGGTCCCTTCGCCGGTGTCGGCGGGTCCGGAGGCGGGCCGCAGGCCGGAGCCGCAGCGGGCGGCGGAGGGCGGCCGCGGCCGCGAACGGGAGCTGGGCCGGGAGCTCGGCCGCGAGCTGGGGCTGGGCCTCGGCCTGGTGCCGCAGCCGCGTTCGGTGCCGTACGGGCGCTTCGGCCGCCGGCCGGCCGACCCGTCGGCCGGCCAACTGTCCGAGGGGCGGCCCGGCCCGCACCGCGCGCCGGGCCGGTAG
- a CDS encoding carbon-nitrogen family hydrolase: MRASLIQLAVSDAEPPAERRARAAALVRAQQGADLVVLPELWALGGFAYDLWSDGAEALDGPTSDAMAAAAKAAGVWLHAGSIVERDPDGPIYNTSLLFAPDGELVHTYRKIHRFGFDSGEAVVMGAGQEIVTAATDFATLGLATCYDLRFPELFRALLDAGAQLMVVPAAWPARRREHWTLLSRARAVEEQAYVLACNTAGTHGGVEQAGHSIVVDPWGRVLAEAGAGEEVLTVDFDPAEVGKARAEFPVHRDRLLGIPAPVQR, translated from the coding sequence GTGCGCGCTTCATTGATCCAACTCGCGGTCTCCGACGCCGAGCCGCCCGCCGAGCGGCGGGCCCGCGCGGCGGCCCTGGTCCGTGCCCAGCAGGGGGCCGACCTGGTGGTCCTGCCGGAGCTGTGGGCGCTGGGCGGTTTCGCGTACGACCTCTGGTCGGACGGCGCCGAGGCGCTGGACGGGCCCACCTCGGACGCGATGGCCGCCGCCGCGAAGGCGGCCGGGGTCTGGCTGCACGCCGGGTCGATCGTCGAGCGCGACCCGGACGGGCCGATCTACAACACCTCGCTGCTGTTCGCCCCGGACGGCGAGCTCGTGCACACCTACCGCAAGATCCACCGCTTCGGCTTCGACAGCGGCGAGGCGGTGGTGATGGGTGCCGGGCAGGAGATCGTCACCGCCGCCACCGACTTCGCCACGCTCGGCCTGGCGACCTGCTACGACCTGCGGTTCCCCGAGCTGTTCCGGGCGCTGCTGGACGCGGGCGCCCAGCTGATGGTGGTGCCGGCGGCCTGGCCGGCGCGGCGGCGCGAGCACTGGACGCTGCTGAGCCGGGCCCGCGCGGTCGAGGAGCAGGCCTACGTCCTGGCCTGCAACACCGCCGGGACGCACGGCGGGGTCGAGCAGGCCGGCCACAGCATCGTGGTGGACCCGTGGGGCCGGGTGCTGGCCGAGGCGGGCGCCGGCGAGGAGGTGCTGACCGTGGACTTCGACCCCGCGGAGGTGGGCAAGGCCCGCGCCGAGTTCCCGGTCCACCGGGACCGGTTGCTGGGCATCCCGGCCCCCGTCCAGCGGTGA
- a CDS encoding maleylpyruvate isomerase family mycothiol-dependent enzyme, producing the protein MTDNQTVQAYTEAWTQSIESISELVAPLPEGSWNRATECPGWSVRDIVSHVIAVESELLGDPRPIHSLPRDLRHVTTEFARYIELPVDKRRCHTALEMTGELEYTIIRRSRALRNARQTPSEPVRFPGGPLSRDLPYHELLRHRAFDVWVHEQDLRRALAVPGNLASPAALLARDVLLESLPKAVAHRAGAPAGTALVLDVTGPVEFLRTVRVDAAGRGTVDESISLAPDVQLTMDWETYVRLACGRGRPGPVTVEGDQELASRVLANFAVTV; encoded by the coding sequence GTGACGGACAACCAGACCGTGCAGGCTTACACCGAGGCGTGGACGCAGTCCATCGAATCGATATCGGAGCTGGTGGCCCCTCTCCCGGAGGGCTCCTGGAACCGGGCCACCGAGTGCCCCGGCTGGTCGGTCCGGGACATCGTCTCGCACGTCATCGCCGTCGAGTCCGAGCTGCTCGGCGACCCCCGCCCGATCCACTCGCTCCCCCGCGACCTGCGCCACGTCACCACCGAGTTCGCCCGCTACATCGAGCTGCCGGTCGACAAGCGCCGCTGCCACACCGCGCTGGAGATGACCGGCGAGCTGGAGTACACGATCATCCGCCGCTCGCGGGCGCTGCGCAACGCCCGGCAGACCCCGTCCGAGCCGGTCCGCTTCCCGGGCGGCCCGCTCAGCCGCGACCTGCCGTACCACGAGCTGCTGCGCCACCGGGCCTTCGACGTCTGGGTGCACGAGCAGGACCTCCGCCGGGCCCTCGCGGTGCCGGGCAACCTCGCCTCCCCGGCCGCGCTGCTCGCCCGGGACGTGCTGCTGGAGTCGCTGCCCAAGGCCGTCGCCCACCGGGCCGGCGCCCCGGCCGGGACGGCCCTGGTGCTGGACGTCACCGGCCCGGTCGAGTTCCTGCGCACCGTCCGGGTCGACGCCGCCGGCCGCGGCACGGTCGACGAGTCGATCAGCCTCGCCCCCGACGTGCAGCTCACGATGGACTGGGAGACGTACGTCCGGCTCGCCTGCGGCCGCGGCCGCCCGGGCCCGGTCACCGTCGAGGGCGACCAGGAGCTGGCCTCGCGGGTGCTGGCCAACTTCGCCGTCACGGTCTGA
- a CDS encoding MFS transporter has translation MSVEPASSARPLSVPAPPATAGPTPPAAPVPPAALVPPATGIPAPPGGRAAWLAWSIGVSVYVLAVIHRTSLGVAGLDAADRFAIGASALSTFSILQVLVYAAMQIPVGLLVDRFGPRRVLLLGVLLLSAGQLAFAFSSSFGPALASRAVLGCGDAMTFISVLRIAARWFPAAKNPFVAQLTGLAGMGGNLVTTVVLADALHREGWTPTFTAIALLGVAVFALVALFLREAPAGAPQRAAAAGPGGVGPGGAPLRPGVGRQVRLAWSEPGTRLGLWVHFTTQFPGNAFGLLWGMPYLVEAQGMSRTAAGGLLTLLVLANMSFGLLFGRVLSRTARARMPIVLTVIAATALGWALVLAWPGGHPPLWLLVGIILVMGSNGPASLVGLDYARARNPVERLGTASGIVNMGGFIGTMITLFGIGVLLDALTPAGTGGYSADAFRWAFCWLYVPLAAGTLMILRLRRKVAERERGAAAGV, from the coding sequence ATGTCCGTGGAGCCCGCCAGTTCAGCCCGCCCCCTGTCCGTTCCCGCTCCCCCGGCCACCGCCGGGCCGACGCCCCCGGCGGCCCCCGTGCCCCCGGCGGCCCTCGTGCCCCCGGCCACCGGGATCCCGGCGCCGCCCGGCGGCCGGGCCGCCTGGCTGGCCTGGTCCATCGGCGTCAGCGTGTACGTCCTCGCGGTGATCCACCGGACCAGTCTCGGGGTGGCCGGGCTGGACGCCGCCGACCGCTTCGCGATCGGCGCCTCCGCGCTCTCCACCTTCTCGATCCTCCAGGTGCTGGTCTACGCGGCGATGCAGATACCGGTCGGCCTGCTGGTCGACCGGTTCGGCCCGCGCCGGGTGCTGCTGCTCGGCGTCCTGCTGCTGAGCGCCGGGCAGCTCGCCTTCGCGTTCTCCTCCTCCTTCGGGCCGGCGCTGGCCTCCCGGGCGGTGCTCGGCTGCGGTGACGCGATGACCTTCATCAGCGTGCTGCGGATCGCCGCGCGCTGGTTCCCGGCCGCGAAGAACCCGTTCGTCGCCCAGCTGACCGGTCTCGCCGGGATGGGCGGGAACCTGGTCACCACCGTCGTCCTCGCCGACGCCCTGCACCGGGAGGGCTGGACCCCGACCTTCACCGCGATCGCGCTGCTCGGAGTGGCGGTGTTCGCGCTGGTCGCGCTCTTCCTGCGGGAGGCTCCGGCGGGCGCGCCGCAGCGGGCCGCGGCCGCCGGGCCGGGGGGCGTCGGGCCGGGGGGCGCGCCGCTCCGGCCGGGCGTGGGCCGGCAGGTCCGGCTGGCGTGGTCGGAGCCCGGCACCAGGCTCGGCCTCTGGGTGCACTTCACCACCCAGTTCCCCGGCAACGCCTTCGGCCTGCTCTGGGGGATGCCCTACCTGGTGGAGGCCCAGGGCATGTCGCGCACCGCGGCGGGCGGGCTGCTGACCCTGCTGGTGCTCGCCAACATGTCCTTCGGCCTCCTCTTCGGCCGGGTGCTCTCGCGCACCGCCCGGGCCCGGATGCCGATCGTGCTCACCGTGATCGCCGCCACCGCGCTCGGCTGGGCGCTGGTGCTGGCCTGGCCGGGCGGGCACCCACCGCTCTGGCTGCTGGTCGGGATCATCCTGGTGATGGGCAGCAACGGCCCGGCCTCGCTGGTCGGTCTGGACTACGCCCGTGCGCGCAACCCCGTGGAGCGGCTCGGCACCGCCTCCGGGATCGTCAACATGGGGGGCTTCATCGGCACGATGATCACCCTGTTCGGCATCGGCGTCCTCCTGGACGCCCTCACCCCGGCCGGCACCGGCGGCTACTCCGCCGACGCCTTCCGCTGGGCCTTCTGCTGGCTCTACGTGCCGCTCGCGGCGGGCACCCTGATGATCCTGCGGCTGCGGCGCAAGGTCGCCGAGCGGGAGCGGGGCGCGGCGGCGGGCGTCTGA